A genomic region of Gemmata massiliana contains the following coding sequences:
- a CDS encoding amidase: MSPDVSRRDLFAAVAAVGVGNATFQRAVAATAAQPKVEAVTAEMVQGAEWVAGITLTEAERKTVAGALTNTLRSVAAFNKLDLGNSVPPAVYFNAVPWEGPNKDGRGKTELRPQRGAPKKPGTDDDLAFQPLAVLAELIRLKQITSTDLTKVYLARLKKYDPALLCVVSLTEELALKQAAEADKEIAAGKYRGPLHGIPWAAKDLIAYPGYPTTWGAGHFQEQKLGEKATVAARLDDAGAVLACKSTLGSLAWGDIWFGGTTRNPWNIKQGSSGSSAGTASSVAAGLVGFGLGSETLGSIVSPSTRCGVTGLRPTFGRVSRHGCMALCWSLDKIGPMCRSAEDCALVFGAIHGFDGKDATAQDRPFHWPAQVNLKELNVGFVEGNLSETDQKVLKELGVKMVPIKLPQQTAGQIVGMILDVEAAAAFDDITREGVKEGIGLWPSTFRRGRFVSAVDYLKAQRARTLLMHEMAKVMEKVDLYVGGNDLSITNLTGHPTVCLPNGFRGNSPTALTFTGRLFGESALLAVAKAYQDATGHHLKRPPQDSWVVEKKDKKE; the protein is encoded by the coding sequence ATGTCACCCGACGTTTCGCGCCGCGACCTCTTCGCCGCCGTTGCTGCGGTCGGTGTCGGTAACGCGACGTTTCAACGCGCGGTTGCGGCGACCGCGGCCCAGCCGAAGGTCGAAGCGGTCACTGCGGAAATGGTGCAGGGCGCGGAATGGGTCGCCGGTATCACGCTGACGGAAGCGGAGCGCAAGACCGTGGCCGGGGCGCTCACGAACACGCTCCGGAGCGTTGCCGCGTTCAACAAGCTCGATCTCGGCAACTCGGTCCCGCCTGCGGTGTACTTCAACGCGGTTCCGTGGGAGGGACCGAACAAAGACGGGCGCGGGAAGACGGAGCTTCGCCCGCAGCGGGGCGCGCCGAAGAAACCCGGCACCGACGACGATCTCGCGTTCCAGCCGCTAGCGGTACTCGCGGAACTCATTCGCCTGAAACAGATCACGTCCACCGATCTCACGAAGGTCTATCTCGCGCGTCTGAAGAAGTACGACCCGGCGCTCTTGTGCGTTGTGTCGCTCACGGAAGAACTTGCTTTGAAGCAAGCGGCCGAAGCGGACAAAGAGATTGCCGCGGGGAAGTACCGCGGCCCGCTCCATGGCATCCCATGGGCCGCGAAGGATTTGATCGCGTACCCCGGGTACCCGACCACGTGGGGTGCGGGGCACTTCCAGGAGCAGAAACTCGGGGAGAAGGCGACCGTTGCCGCGCGCCTCGACGACGCGGGCGCGGTGTTGGCGTGTAAATCGACGCTCGGCTCGCTCGCGTGGGGGGACATCTGGTTCGGCGGCACCACGCGCAACCCGTGGAACATCAAACAGGGGAGCAGCGGGTCGTCCGCGGGGACCGCGTCGAGTGTCGCGGCCGGGCTGGTCGGGTTCGGGTTGGGCAGCGAAACGCTCGGCAGTATCGTTTCGCCGAGCACGCGGTGCGGCGTGACCGGGTTGCGCCCGACCTTCGGGCGCGTGAGCCGGCACGGGTGCATGGCGCTGTGCTGGTCGCTCGACAAGATCGGTCCGATGTGCCGCAGCGCCGAGGACTGCGCGCTCGTGTTCGGGGCGATCCACGGCTTCGACGGCAAGGACGCGACCGCACAGGACCGGCCGTTTCACTGGCCCGCCCAGGTGAATCTGAAGGAACTGAACGTGGGCTTCGTTGAGGGCAATTTGTCCGAAACGGACCAGAAGGTGCTCAAAGAGCTGGGCGTGAAGATGGTGCCGATCAAGTTACCGCAGCAGACGGCGGGACAGATCGTGGGCATGATTCTGGACGTGGAAGCAGCGGCCGCGTTCGACGACATCACGCGCGAGGGGGTGAAGGAGGGCATCGGGTTGTGGCCGAGCACGTTCCGCCGCGGGCGCTTCGTATCGGCCGTCGATTACCTAAAAGCTCAGCGCGCCCGCACCCTCCTGATGCACGAAATGGCAAAGGTGATGGAGAAGGTCGATCTATACGTCGGTGGGAACGACTTGTCGATCACCAACCTGACCGGTCACCCGACTGTTTGCTTGCCGAACGGTTTCCGCGGTAACTCGCCCACGGCTCTCACCTTCACGGGCCGGCTCTTCGGTGAAAGCGCGCTACTCGCGGTCGCGAAAGCCTACCAGGACGCGACCGGCCACCACCTCAAGCGCCCGCCGCAAGATTCGTGGGTGGTCGAGAAAAAGGACAAGAAGGAGTGA
- a CDS encoding YceK/YidQ family lipoprotein, whose translation MPRILAITVLAFVLTGCGTVENFTNGYKGQTKPYGGVQIAANRFNEDPIAVALMLPFWTTDLGLSAIGDTAALPVTASLAIVRGISDYYFPKDKKPASQNEPRADDPAPVTDKPPTAP comes from the coding sequence ATGCCGCGGATTCTCGCGATTACGGTGCTCGCGTTCGTACTCACCGGGTGCGGCACCGTGGAGAACTTCACGAACGGCTACAAGGGTCAGACAAAGCCCTACGGCGGAGTACAGATCGCCGCGAACCGGTTCAACGAAGACCCTATTGCGGTCGCCTTGATGCTGCCATTTTGGACCACCGATTTGGGACTTTCCGCGATCGGCGATACGGCCGCACTGCCGGTTACGGCCTCGCTCGCGATCGTTCGCGGGATCAGCGATTACTACTTCCCGAAAGACAAGAAACCCGCGAGCCAGAACGAGCCGCGTGCCGACGATCCCGCTCCCGTAACCGACAAACCGCCGACCGCCCCCTGA
- a CDS encoding DUF1559 domain-containing protein: protein MLQRPRRAFTLIELLVVIAIIAILIGLLLPAVQKVREAAARMSCSNNLKQFGLALHNYASANDSKLPASRINSPSGASKWRSWTPIALAYVEQDNVGKLWDNTIKWNTGTNLTTSQTQFKLFKCPSAPDSRLPSPSYGALGFGDYGSVNAIRRRFYTANNIPNFPVAGTAVDDEAIGALQKVKDTPILAITDGTSNTIMLAEDAGRPSLYQKGKSLGVATADGHGWADPDCGFSVDGVQADLVTVGGTCVMNCTNDSEFYSFHTGGINACMADGSVRFIRDSIAPATLAALVTATGGDIPGDN from the coding sequence ATGCTCCAGCGCCCGCGTCGCGCTTTTACGCTCATTGAGTTGCTGGTAGTGATCGCGATTATCGCGATCCTGATCGGGCTGCTTCTCCCCGCGGTGCAGAAAGTGCGTGAGGCCGCGGCCCGCATGAGCTGCTCGAACAATCTGAAGCAGTTCGGGCTGGCGCTTCACAACTACGCGAGCGCGAACGACAGCAAATTGCCGGCGAGCCGCATCAACAGCCCGAGCGGGGCGAGCAAGTGGCGGTCGTGGACGCCGATCGCGCTGGCCTATGTCGAGCAGGACAATGTCGGCAAACTGTGGGACAACACGATCAAGTGGAACACGGGCACCAACCTGACCACTTCGCAAACGCAGTTCAAGTTGTTCAAGTGCCCGTCCGCGCCGGACAGCCGGTTGCCGTCCCCGTCTTACGGGGCGCTCGGCTTCGGCGACTACGGCTCGGTGAACGCGATCCGGCGCCGGTTCTACACCGCGAACAACATCCCGAACTTCCCGGTCGCCGGTACCGCGGTCGATGACGAAGCCATCGGCGCACTCCAAAAGGTCAAGGACACGCCGATCCTGGCGATCACCGACGGTACCAGCAACACGATCATGCTCGCGGAAGATGCGGGGCGCCCCAGCCTGTACCAGAAGGGCAAGAGCCTCGGCGTCGCGACGGCCGACGGGCACGGCTGGGCCGATCCGGACTGCGGGTTCAGCGTGGACGGCGTGCAGGCGGACCTCGTGACCGTCGGCGGAACGTGCGTCATGAACTGCACCAACGACAGCGAGTTCTACAGCTTCCACACCGGCGGCATCAATGCGTGCATGGCTGATGGCTCGGTGCGGTTCATCCGCGATAGCATCGCCCCCGCGACGCTCGCCGCGCTCGTCACTGCGACCGGCGGCGACATTCCTGGCGACAACTAA
- a CDS encoding sugar phosphate isomerase/epimerase family protein, whose product MSLSRRQFLAASATVASAGFGVAIDPIKRSGAKPDLKLALAAYSMRQFLDLKKPTMTLFEFIDLAADLPLDAVELTSYYWAETTDAYAEKLKAHATKKKLAISGVPVGNNFCVRDEAKYKLEIQKVKDWVVRAAKVGATTVRIFAGGLDKGDTLESAQQRVVAAINECCEVAEKHGVLLALENHGGITDTPEHLLDLVKPVKSKALGVNIDTGNFRTTDPYADIAKIAPYGVVSQVKTEVYPDGKVQDADLARVVKILKDANFHGFVALEYEGKDDPKVAVPKHVKELRKLISG is encoded by the coding sequence ATGTCGCTTTCTCGCCGCCAGTTCCTCGCCGCGTCCGCCACGGTCGCGTCCGCCGGTTTCGGTGTCGCGATCGATCCGATCAAGCGCTCCGGCGCCAAGCCGGACCTGAAACTCGCGCTGGCCGCGTACAGCATGCGGCAGTTCCTCGACCTGAAAAAGCCGACGATGACGCTGTTCGAGTTCATCGACCTCGCGGCTGATCTGCCGCTCGACGCGGTCGAACTCACGTCGTACTACTGGGCCGAAACGACAGACGCTTACGCCGAGAAACTGAAAGCGCACGCGACCAAAAAGAAACTCGCGATCTCGGGCGTGCCGGTCGGCAACAACTTCTGTGTGCGGGACGAAGCCAAGTACAAACTGGAAATTCAAAAGGTGAAGGACTGGGTCGTGCGCGCGGCGAAGGTGGGGGCCACGACCGTGCGCATTTTCGCCGGCGGACTCGACAAGGGCGACACGCTGGAGAGCGCACAACAGCGCGTGGTCGCCGCGATCAACGAGTGCTGCGAGGTCGCTGAAAAGCACGGCGTGCTGCTCGCGTTAGAGAACCACGGCGGCATCACCGACACGCCCGAGCACCTACTCGACTTGGTGAAACCGGTGAAGAGCAAGGCCCTGGGCGTGAACATCGATACGGGCAATTTCAGAACCACCGATCCCTACGCGGACATCGCGAAAATCGCCCCTTACGGCGTGGTGTCGCAGGTGAAGACCGAAGTGTATCCCGACGGGAAGGTCCAGGACGCGGACCTCGCGCGGGTCGTGAAGATCCTCAAGGACGCGAACTTCCACGGGTTCGTCGCGCTGGAGTACGAGGGGAAGGACGACCCGAAAGTTGCTGTACCGAAGCACGTCAAAGAACTGCGGAAGCTGATTTCAGGCTGA
- a CDS encoding alkaline phosphatase family protein, whose product MQPIVLINAVGLTPRLLEHAPRLKALAATGWYIDMPEVIPAVTCTAQATILTGVMPNKHGVVANGWRFHSTNEVRFWQQSNRLVQAVPVYETARQRAKERNKEFKSAKLFWWFNQGAAVDISVTPKPHYAVNGNKAFGITGSPPEIAEGLERVHGKFPFPSFWGPMAGLKCTQWIAKAAANVMQFEKPTLTLVYLPHLDYDPQRFGPSGCDMAKCVKELDDACEPILDMANQLGAQVWVVSEYGHCDVTRPVYLNRALREAEFLTVREGPFGEQLDLYGSRAFAVVDHQVAHVYVRDAEDLARVRAVLAAVPGVAKLYVGEERAELGLNHQRSGEIVLLSEPDAWFAYPFWLDDKVCPDYARAVAIHAKPGFDPCELFFDPRLWFPKLHSARRLLQKKLGFRTTFDVVPLDAEIVRGSHGLAAADPLDRPILIGHGPMPAASVPMTHVKDMLLTALGLE is encoded by the coding sequence ATGCAACCAATCGTACTAATCAACGCGGTCGGTCTTACGCCCCGGCTCCTCGAACACGCCCCGCGCCTCAAAGCGCTCGCGGCGACCGGGTGGTACATCGACATGCCGGAAGTGATTCCGGCCGTCACCTGTACCGCGCAGGCCACGATCCTCACGGGCGTGATGCCGAACAAGCACGGGGTGGTTGCGAACGGGTGGCGGTTCCACAGCACGAACGAGGTCCGGTTCTGGCAGCAGTCCAACCGGCTCGTTCAGGCCGTGCCCGTGTACGAAACGGCCCGGCAGCGCGCGAAGGAACGCAACAAGGAGTTCAAGAGCGCGAAGCTGTTCTGGTGGTTCAACCAGGGCGCCGCGGTGGACATTTCCGTGACGCCGAAGCCGCACTACGCGGTGAACGGTAACAAGGCGTTCGGCATCACCGGTTCGCCACCGGAAATCGCCGAAGGGCTGGAACGGGTACACGGTAAGTTCCCGTTCCCGTCGTTTTGGGGGCCGATGGCCGGGCTGAAATGCACGCAGTGGATCGCCAAGGCCGCGGCCAACGTGATGCAGTTCGAGAAACCGACTCTTACCCTTGTGTACCTCCCGCACCTTGATTACGACCCGCAGCGGTTCGGGCCGAGCGGCTGCGACATGGCGAAGTGCGTGAAGGAACTCGACGACGCTTGCGAGCCGATACTCGATATGGCGAACCAACTCGGCGCGCAAGTGTGGGTGGTGAGCGAGTACGGGCACTGCGACGTGACGCGCCCGGTGTACCTGAACCGCGCGCTGCGTGAAGCCGAATTCCTCACGGTGCGCGAGGGGCCGTTCGGCGAGCAACTCGACCTGTACGGCTCGCGCGCGTTCGCGGTGGTCGATCACCAGGTAGCACACGTGTACGTTCGCGATGCTGAGGATCTGGCTCGCGTGCGCGCGGTTCTCGCTGCGGTCCCTGGGGTCGCGAAACTTTATGTTGGCGAGGAACGCGCCGAACTCGGCCTCAACCACCAGCGCAGCGGGGAAATCGTGCTCCTGTCCGAACCGGATGCGTGGTTCGCGTACCCGTTCTGGCTCGACGACAAGGTTTGCCCCGACTACGCCCGCGCGGTCGCCATTCACGCGAAGCCCGGCTTCGACCCGTGCGAACTGTTCTTCGACCCGCGGTTGTGGTTCCCCAAGCTCCACAGTGCGCGCCGGCTCCTCCAGAAAAAGCTCGGGTTCCGCACGACGTTCGACGTGGTCCCGCTGGACGCAGAAATCGTGCGCGGGAGCCACGGCCTGGCCGCAGCGGACCCGCTCGACCGCCCCATTCTCATCGGCCACGGCCCCATGCCCGCCGCGAGCGTACCCATGACGCACGTGAAGGACATGCTGTTGACCGCGCTGGGGTTGGAGTAA
- a CDS encoding aldo/keto reductase produces MQTRRLGNSDLNITTIGFGAWAIGGGDWAFGWGPQDDADSVATIRGALDLGINWIDTAAVYGLGHSEEVVAKALEGMKNRPYVFTKCARVWDEHRQIGKSLKAASIRAECEASLKRLKVDVIDLYQIHWPEPPEDIDEGWQTVVKLKEEGKIRWAGVSNFSAEQMAQVSKFGPITSLQPPYSMIRPEVEASVLPYCLANNIGVIAYSPMASGLLTGAMTRERIAAMPADDWRKEKNRHYQEPLLTRNLHLVELLKTICARHGHTPGEVAIAWVLRHPAVTGAIVGARKPGQLKELVGAADWRLTPAEIGEIDGYLKANPA; encoded by the coding sequence ATGCAGACGCGGCGACTCGGCAATTCGGACCTGAATATCACTACGATCGGCTTCGGGGCGTGGGCCATCGGCGGCGGGGACTGGGCATTCGGCTGGGGACCGCAGGACGACGCGGACAGCGTCGCCACGATCCGCGGCGCGCTGGACCTCGGCATCAACTGGATCGATACCGCCGCGGTGTACGGCCTGGGCCACTCGGAAGAAGTGGTTGCAAAGGCACTTGAAGGCATGAAAAACCGGCCTTACGTGTTCACGAAATGCGCCCGCGTGTGGGACGAGCACCGGCAAATCGGGAAGAGCCTGAAGGCCGCGAGCATTCGCGCGGAGTGCGAGGCCAGCCTGAAGCGCCTGAAAGTGGATGTGATCGATCTGTACCAGATCCACTGGCCCGAACCGCCGGAGGACATCGACGAGGGCTGGCAAACCGTCGTGAAGCTCAAGGAAGAGGGCAAAATCCGCTGGGCCGGGGTGTCGAACTTCAGCGCGGAACAGATGGCGCAGGTGTCCAAGTTCGGGCCAATCACCTCGCTCCAGCCGCCGTACTCGATGATCCGCCCCGAGGTGGAAGCGAGCGTGCTGCCGTACTGCCTCGCGAACAACATCGGGGTGATCGCGTACTCGCCGATGGCGAGCGGGCTGTTGACCGGCGCGATGACACGCGAGCGCATCGCCGCGATGCCCGCAGACGACTGGCGCAAGGAGAAGAACAGGCACTATCAGGAACCGCTGCTGACGCGGAACCTGCACCTCGTCGAACTGCTGAAAACGATCTGTGCGCGACACGGGCACACGCCGGGCGAGGTCGCGATCGCGTGGGTACTGCGCCACCCGGCCGTGACCGGGGCCATTGTGGGCGCCCGCAAGCCGGGCCAATTGAAGGAACTGGTCGGCGCGGCCGATTGGCGGTTGACGCCGGCCGAAATCGGTGAGATAGATGGGTACTTGAAAGCGAACCCGGCGTGA
- a CDS encoding type II toxin-antitoxin system Phd/YefM family antitoxin: MTTVTLADACLRLPELIGLVARGEHVVIVQNGVALAALTPPAFAPAAPETEAARQEQIGTLSRMIAQWHEEDGIPFPPAGAPGERVQPESPAA; this comes from the coding sequence ATGACCACTGTCACCCTGGCCGATGCGTGCCTTCGGTTACCAGAACTAATCGGTCTCGTGGCTCGTGGCGAGCACGTGGTGATCGTCCAGAACGGCGTCGCGCTCGCCGCACTCACGCCCCCCGCGTTCGCGCCCGCGGCACCGGAAACCGAAGCCGCACGTCAGGAGCAAATCGGCACGCTATCTCGCATGATCGCGCAGTGGCACGAAGAAGACGGTATCCCGTTCCCGCCCGCCGGCGCGCCGGGGGAACGTGTGCAACCGGAGTCGCCCGCCGCATGA
- a CDS encoding type II toxin-antitoxin system VapC family toxin, translated as MIFPTFAPPTTRTPSFVLDASVVATWGIPRRYVVYTHRVRSQLASGVALTTATWPFDVAEQLLAAVQRGETTRPRVDALLTGLSGFRLYIDDEGPFRVWPTTLDLAHAHDISVRDAAYLELALRIDLPLATVDATLTRAAVAARVTIFTP; from the coding sequence ATGATCTTCCCGACGTTCGCCCCGCCGACCACGCGCACGCCATCTTTTGTACTGGACGCTTCGGTCGTCGCGACGTGGGGCATCCCGCGCCGGTACGTCGTTTACACGCACCGCGTTCGGTCCCAACTCGCGTCAGGCGTTGCACTGACCACTGCCACGTGGCCGTTCGACGTGGCGGAGCAACTCCTGGCGGCTGTGCAGCGCGGTGAAACAACCCGGCCCCGTGTAGACGCTCTCCTCACCGGCTTATCCGGGTTCCGGCTTTACATCGACGACGAAGGGCCGTTCCGGGTGTGGCCCACAACGCTAGACCTGGCACATGCGCACGACATTTCTGTGCGCGATGCCGCGTACCTCGAACTCGCGCTACGAATCGATCTCCCTCTCGCCACAGTTGATGCCACTCTCACCCGCGCCGCAGTTGCAGCACGGGTTACGATTTTTACCCCGTAG
- a CDS encoding CocE/NonD family hydrolase, whose protein sequence is MLRWLMLAAFALGTFAPPVFAQPGPVAASKPLAGAELKDYIRAHYTKYEYQIPMRDGVKLFTAVYVPKDDAHTYPMMLTRTPYSVAPYGADKYPDALRPSAQFVKSGYIFVYQDVRGRWMSEGEFVNVRPHNPAKKGKEIDESSDTYDTVEWLIKNVKGHNGKVGITGISYPGFYTVCGMIDAHPAVKAVSPQAPVSEWFIGDDFHHNGCLFLPHCFNFMYGFGKNRPEPTKKGSRDRFEHDTPDGYKFFLEMGPIKNADAKYYKGEIAFWKEVMEHGTYDDFWKARNIRQHVKNIKPAVLTVGGWFDAENLFGALEVYKHAEANAPPQYNHLVMGPWVHGGWSRGEGDHLGDVNFNAKTSEFYRETIEFPFFEYHLKGVSESKHPKAWVFETGTNLWRKFDSWPPKTAERDSFNLYALNGLKQFPKNYKGDEAWFANHPLFDEFVSDPAKPVPFINKTDIGMVKEYMTADQRFASARPDVLVYQGEVLKSDLTIAGPIEVELYVSTTGTDADWVVKVIDVYPDDSADPDPNPTGVKMGGYQQLIRGEPFRGKFRNSFSKPEPFKPGEVTKVKFTMPDVFHTLRPGHRLMVQVQSTWFPLVDRNPQTFCDIYKADASDFKKQTHKVYRDAEHPSRITVGVIK, encoded by the coding sequence ATGTTGCGCTGGTTGATGCTCGCCGCATTTGCGCTCGGTACGTTCGCGCCGCCAGTATTCGCACAGCCTGGGCCTGTAGCCGCATCGAAGCCGCTCGCTGGGGCGGAACTCAAGGACTACATTCGCGCGCATTACACGAAGTACGAGTACCAGATCCCGATGCGCGACGGCGTGAAGCTGTTCACGGCCGTGTACGTGCCGAAGGACGACGCGCATACGTACCCCATGATGCTGACCCGCACTCCGTACAGCGTCGCGCCCTACGGTGCGGACAAGTACCCGGACGCGCTGCGCCCGAGTGCGCAGTTCGTGAAGAGCGGGTACATCTTCGTGTACCAGGACGTGCGCGGGCGGTGGATGTCGGAGGGTGAGTTCGTGAACGTCCGCCCGCATAATCCCGCGAAGAAGGGCAAGGAAATCGACGAGAGCAGCGACACCTACGACACCGTGGAGTGGCTCATCAAGAACGTGAAGGGCCACAACGGGAAAGTGGGAATCACCGGTATTTCCTACCCCGGCTTCTACACGGTGTGCGGAATGATCGACGCTCACCCGGCTGTGAAAGCCGTCTCGCCGCAAGCGCCCGTGAGTGAGTGGTTCATCGGCGACGACTTCCACCACAACGGCTGTCTGTTCCTGCCGCACTGCTTCAACTTCATGTATGGGTTCGGCAAGAACCGCCCGGAGCCGACCAAGAAGGGCTCGCGCGACCGCTTCGAGCACGACACGCCTGACGGCTACAAGTTCTTCCTCGAAATGGGGCCGATCAAGAACGCGGACGCGAAATACTACAAGGGCGAGATCGCGTTCTGGAAAGAGGTGATGGAGCACGGCACCTACGACGACTTCTGGAAGGCCCGCAACATCCGGCAGCACGTCAAGAACATCAAGCCGGCCGTGCTCACCGTGGGCGGGTGGTTCGATGCGGAGAATCTGTTCGGCGCGCTCGAAGTCTACAAGCACGCGGAGGCGAACGCCCCGCCCCAATACAACCACCTCGTGATGGGTCCGTGGGTCCACGGCGGGTGGAGCCGCGGGGAGGGCGACCACCTCGGCGACGTCAACTTCAACGCGAAGACGTCCGAATTCTACCGCGAGACGATCGAGTTCCCGTTCTTCGAGTACCACTTGAAGGGCGTGAGCGAGAGCAAGCACCCGAAGGCGTGGGTGTTCGAGACCGGTACGAACTTGTGGCGCAAGTTCGACTCGTGGCCGCCGAAGACCGCGGAGCGGGACAGCTTCAATCTCTACGCGCTCAACGGCCTGAAACAATTCCCCAAGAACTACAAGGGGGACGAAGCGTGGTTTGCCAACCATCCGTTGTTCGACGAGTTCGTGTCCGATCCCGCAAAACCGGTGCCGTTCATCAACAAGACGGACATCGGGATGGTGAAGGAGTACATGACCGCCGACCAGCGGTTCGCATCCGCGCGGCCGGACGTGCTGGTGTACCAGGGCGAAGTGCTGAAGAGCGACCTCACCATCGCGGGGCCGATCGAAGTGGAACTGTACGTCTCCACCACCGGCACCGACGCGGACTGGGTTGTGAAGGTGATCGACGTGTACCCCGACGACTCGGCGGACCCGGACCCGAACCCGACCGGCGTGAAGATGGGCGGCTACCAGCAGCTCATCCGCGGGGAGCCGTTCCGCGGGAAGTTCCGCAACAGTTTCTCGAAGCCGGAACCGTTCAAGCCGGGCGAGGTGACGAAGGTGAAGTTCACCATGCCGGACGTGTTCCACACGCTGCGCCCGGGGCACCGACTGATGGTGCAGGTGCAATCGACGTGGTTCCCGCTGGTCGACCGCAACCCGCAGACGTTCTGCGACATCTACAAAGCGGACGCAAGCGACTTCAAGAAGCAGACACACAAGGTGTATCGGGACGCGGAGCACCCGTCGCGCATCACCGTGGGCGTAATCAAGTGA
- a CDS encoding DUF1501 domain-containing protein produces MTALSRRDFFSWSANGLASAATLHLLANDGVVSAKPHHAPKAKRAIQISLVGGMSHLDSFDYKPELTKLHGKPLGSDSKPDVFFGQVGLLRKPDWAFKQRGKSGLWVSDLFPHIAGVADELTVINSMTADSANHTPALFVQNSGFQFNGYPALGSWLSYGLGTEADDLPAFVVLPDGRGEANGAASNWSSGFLPAQHQGVVFRGGDAPVRDLFPEKAIPANEEKDSRTALDRLNAMHLERSGGEGDLAARINSYSLAAKMQLAVPAVADLSKEPAKLKTQYGLDDPKTADCGRRCLLARRLLEKGVRFVQIYSGGPIAGTPRTSWDAHENVLENHSAEAGRIDRPIAALLQDLKQKDMLKDTLVIFTTEFGRTPFTQSAGNVVGTGRDHNKYGFSCWLAGAGCKPGTAFGSTDDIGWKVAEHPVPWYDFHATVLHLLGIDHEKLTYYHNGIQRRLTNVHGEVVKGVLA; encoded by the coding sequence ATGACAGCCCTCTCCCGACGCGATTTCTTCTCCTGGTCCGCGAACGGTCTCGCGTCCGCTGCCACGCTGCACTTACTCGCGAATGACGGCGTCGTGAGCGCGAAGCCGCACCACGCTCCGAAGGCCAAGCGCGCGATTCAGATTTCACTCGTCGGCGGGATGAGTCACCTCGATTCGTTCGACTACAAGCCGGAATTGACGAAGCTCCACGGTAAGCCACTCGGCAGCGACAGCAAGCCGGACGTGTTCTTTGGGCAAGTCGGGTTGCTGCGCAAGCCGGACTGGGCGTTCAAGCAGCGCGGGAAATCCGGTTTGTGGGTGTCAGACCTGTTCCCGCACATCGCCGGAGTCGCGGACGAACTCACCGTCATCAACTCGATGACCGCGGACAGCGCGAACCACACGCCGGCGCTGTTCGTGCAGAACAGCGGGTTCCAGTTCAACGGCTACCCGGCGCTCGGTTCGTGGCTCAGTTACGGGCTGGGGACCGAAGCGGACGACCTCCCGGCGTTCGTCGTGCTGCCGGACGGCCGCGGCGAAGCGAACGGCGCCGCGTCGAACTGGTCGAGCGGGTTCCTCCCGGCGCAGCACCAGGGCGTCGTGTTTCGCGGTGGCGACGCCCCCGTGCGCGATCTCTTCCCAGAAAAGGCGATTCCCGCGAACGAAGAGAAGGACTCGCGCACCGCGCTCGATCGACTCAACGCGATGCACCTGGAACGCAGCGGCGGCGAGGGCGACCTCGCGGCCCGCATCAACAGTTATTCGCTCGCGGCGAAGATGCAGCTCGCGGTCCCCGCGGTCGCGGATCTCTCGAAGGAGCCGGCGAAACTGAAGACGCAGTACGGGCTCGACGACCCGAAGACCGCGGACTGCGGGCGCCGGTGCCTGCTCGCCCGGCGCTTGCTCGAAAAGGGCGTGCGCTTCGTGCAGATTTACAGCGGCGGGCCGATCGCCGGGACGCCGCGCACGAGCTGGGACGCGCACGAGAACGTGCTGGAGAACCACTCCGCGGAGGCCGGGCGCATCGACCGACCCATTGCGGCCCTGCTCCAAGACCTGAAGCAGAAAGACATGCTGAAGGACACGCTGGTGATTTTCACCACGGAGTTCGGGCGCACGCCGTTCACACAGAGCGCCGGGAACGTGGTGGGTACGGGCCGCGACCACAACAAGTACGGCTTCTCGTGCTGGCTGGCCGGCGCGGGGTGCAAGCCCGGTACTGCGTTCGGGAGCACGGACGATATCGGCTGGAAGGTGGCCGAGCACCCGGTACCGTGGTACGACTTCCACGCCACCGTGCTGCACCTGCTCGGCATCGACCACGAGAAACTGACGTACTACCACAATGGCATCCAGCGCCGGCTGACCAACGTCCACGGCGAAGTCGTGAAGGGCGTGCTGGCGTGA